In Streptomyces chartreusis, the following proteins share a genomic window:
- a CDS encoding metal ABC transporter ATP-binding protein, with translation MTGSRPGTDEALIRLRRAALSYGERVVWRDLDLDVRPGEFLAVLGPNGAGKTSFVRALLGQRRLSAGTLTVLGRPPGRGSRHIGYVPQQAALSAQAMLRARDLVRLGVDGHRFGPRRRTGAVRRRVDEILASVGAAAYADVPVALLSGGERQRVRIGQALATDPRVLLCDEPLLSLDLHHQRAVTELVDARRRSHGTAVVFVTHEINPVLGLVDRVLYLARGGHRVGTPDEVLTSEALSRLYGTQVDVVRVRDRVVVVGAPDETARHPQLPDGAGP, from the coding sequence CTGACCGGCTCCCGCCCCGGCACGGACGAGGCGCTCATCCGTCTGCGGCGAGCGGCCCTGTCGTACGGCGAGCGCGTGGTGTGGCGGGACCTCGATCTCGACGTGCGGCCGGGCGAGTTCCTGGCCGTGCTCGGGCCCAACGGGGCAGGCAAGACCAGCTTCGTCCGCGCACTGCTCGGGCAGCGCCGGCTGTCCGCCGGCACGCTCACGGTGCTGGGCCGTCCGCCCGGCCGCGGCAGCCGGCACATCGGCTACGTCCCCCAGCAGGCGGCCCTGTCCGCACAGGCCATGCTGCGCGCCCGGGATCTCGTCCGCCTCGGCGTCGACGGGCACCGCTTCGGGCCTCGGCGGCGCACGGGCGCCGTACGACGCCGCGTGGACGAGATCCTCGCCTCGGTCGGGGCCGCGGCGTACGCCGACGTCCCCGTCGCCCTGCTCTCCGGCGGCGAACGGCAGCGCGTGCGCATCGGGCAGGCCCTCGCGACCGACCCCCGCGTCCTGCTCTGCGACGAACCGCTGCTCTCCCTCGACCTGCACCACCAGCGGGCCGTCACGGAACTCGTCGACGCCCGGCGCCGCTCCCACGGCACGGCGGTGGTCTTCGTGACCCACGAGATCAACCCCGTGCTGGGGCTCGTGGACCGCGTGCTGTACCTCGCCCGCGGCGGCCACCGCGTCGGCACCCCCGACGAGGTCCTCACCTCCGAGGCGCTGTCGCGGCTGTACGGCACACAGGTCGACGTCGTGCGAGTCCGCGACCGCGTGGTGGTCGTCGGCGCACCCGATGAGACCGCACGCCATCCCCAACTGCCCGACGGAGCAGGGCCATGA
- a CDS encoding metal ABC transporter solute-binding protein, Zn/Mn family, producing the protein MPMPSRRLSAALLTGTCLTLLAGCAGSSDTARAHGPAAASAIPVVASTNVYGDLARRIGGAKVQVTSIISDPDQDPHSYEASTRNQLALSKAEVVIENGGGYDDFVDRMLKSAGPSLDVINAVEVSGKTAPKGGELNEHVWYDFPTVAELAERIAAALGEADPADAATFTQNAKDFVHLLRPLERKEARIKAEHGGESVAITEPVPLYMIEASGLRNATPEEFSEAIEEGDDVSPRTLRSTLALFTGKKVEALVYNEQTSGPQTEKAERAAEAAGIPVVPVTETLPKGKDYLAWMTANVDALASALAK; encoded by the coding sequence ATGCCCATGCCCTCACGCCGTCTGTCCGCAGCCCTGCTGACCGGTACCTGCCTCACCCTCCTCGCCGGCTGCGCCGGCTCCTCGGACACCGCCAGAGCTCACGGTCCCGCCGCGGCCTCCGCCATCCCCGTCGTGGCCTCGACGAATGTCTACGGAGACCTGGCCCGGCGAATAGGCGGCGCCAAGGTCCAGGTCACCTCGATCATCAGCGACCCCGACCAGGACCCGCACTCCTACGAGGCCAGCACCCGCAATCAACTGGCGCTCTCCAAGGCCGAGGTCGTCATCGAGAACGGCGGCGGCTACGACGACTTCGTCGACCGCATGCTGAAGAGCGCGGGCCCGTCCCTCGACGTCATCAACGCCGTAGAGGTCTCCGGGAAGACCGCCCCGAAGGGCGGCGAGCTCAACGAGCATGTCTGGTACGACTTCCCGACGGTCGCCGAACTCGCCGAGCGCATCGCCGCCGCACTGGGCGAGGCCGACCCGGCCGACGCCGCGACCTTCACCCAGAACGCGAAGGACTTCGTACACCTCCTCCGGCCCCTGGAGCGGAAGGAGGCCCGAATCAAGGCCGAGCACGGCGGCGAGTCCGTGGCCATCACCGAGCCCGTCCCGCTGTACATGATCGAGGCGAGTGGGCTGAGGAACGCCACACCCGAGGAGTTCAGCGAGGCGATCGAGGAGGGCGACGACGTCTCCCCGCGGACCCTCCGGAGCACCCTGGCGCTGTTCACCGGCAAGAAGGTCGAGGCGCTGGTCTACAACGAGCAGACCTCCGGCCCGCAGACCGAGAAGGCCGAGCGCGCGGCCGAGGCCGCCGGCATCCCGGTCGTGCCCGTCACCGAGACCCTCCCCAAGGGCAAGGACTACCTCGCCTGGATGACCGCCAACGTGGACGCGCTCGCGAGCGCGCTGGCCAAGTGA
- a CDS encoding SOS response-associated peptidase encodes MCGRYASTRSPQDLAQLFEVTEWHPEETLAPSWNVAPTDDVWAVLERAPRGADEDAPAQRRLRPLRWGLVPSWAKDVKIGARMINARVETVHEKPAFRRAFVKRRCLLPADGFYEWEQVKDANSGMVRKQPYFIHPEDGQVLALAGLYEFWRDPAVKDGDDPAAWLLTCTIITTEATDAAGRIHPRMPLALTPEHYDAWLDPHHRSTDDLRALLTTPADGQLDARPVSPAVNSVSNNGPQLLDEVPAP; translated from the coding sequence ATGTGCGGCCGCTACGCCTCCACCCGCAGCCCCCAAGACCTTGCCCAGCTGTTCGAGGTCACGGAGTGGCACCCCGAGGAGACCCTCGCGCCGAGCTGGAACGTGGCCCCGACCGACGACGTCTGGGCGGTCCTGGAGCGCGCTCCGCGTGGCGCCGACGAGGACGCCCCGGCCCAGCGGCGGCTCCGCCCGCTCCGCTGGGGCCTCGTGCCCTCCTGGGCGAAGGACGTGAAGATCGGCGCGAGGATGATCAACGCGCGCGTGGAGACCGTGCACGAGAAGCCCGCCTTCCGCCGTGCGTTCGTCAAACGCCGCTGCCTGCTGCCGGCCGACGGCTTCTACGAGTGGGAGCAGGTCAAGGACGCGAATTCCGGCATGGTCCGCAAGCAGCCCTACTTCATCCACCCCGAGGACGGGCAGGTCCTGGCCCTCGCCGGTCTGTACGAGTTCTGGCGCGACCCGGCCGTCAAGGACGGCGACGACCCCGCCGCCTGGCTGCTGACCTGCACGATCATCACCACCGAGGCCACCGATGCGGCCGGCCGCATCCACCCCCGTATGCCGCTCGCGCTCACCCCCGAGCACTACGACGCCTGGCTCGACCCCCACCACCGGTCCACGGACGACCTGCGCGCCCTGCTCACCACGCCGGCCGACGGTCAGCTCGACGCCCGCCCCGTCTCGCCCGCGGTGAACAGCGTCAGCAACAACGGCCCCCAGCTCCTGGACGAGGTCCCCGCCCCCTGA
- a CDS encoding acyl-CoA dehydrogenase family protein, producing MSSLDLLSEDERYVVRTVRDFVDKDVKPVVRDLERTDTYPEALIERMKELGVFGLAVPQEYGGTPVSMPCYVLVTEELARGWMSLAGAMGGHTVVAKLLLHFGTEEQRQRHLPRMASGETRATMALTEPGGGSDLQAMRTVAHREGDGYMVNGAKTWITNSRRSQLIALLCKTDPDAEPAQSGMSVLLVEHGPGLTVSRDLPKLGYKGVESCELAFENHRAPADALLGGVEGHGFTQMMRGLETGRLQVAARALGVGRAALEDALAYAQQRESFGKPIWQHQSIGNYLADMATSLTAARQLTLYAARRAEAGHRVDMEAGMAKLFASETAMQIALNAVRIHGGYGYSTEFDVERYFRDAPLMIVGEGTNEIQRNIIADRLVKRGGLDV from the coding sequence ATGAGCAGTCTCGACCTCCTGTCCGAGGACGAGCGGTACGTCGTCAGGACCGTGCGCGACTTCGTGGACAAGGACGTCAAGCCCGTCGTCCGGGACCTGGAACGCACCGACACATACCCCGAAGCCCTCATCGAGCGGATGAAGGAACTCGGCGTCTTCGGACTCGCCGTCCCGCAGGAGTACGGCGGCACCCCCGTCTCCATGCCCTGCTACGTCCTCGTCACCGAGGAGCTCGCCCGGGGCTGGATGAGCCTGGCCGGCGCGATGGGCGGGCACACCGTCGTCGCCAAGCTGCTGCTGCACTTCGGCACCGAGGAGCAGCGGCAGCGCCACCTGCCCCGGATGGCCAGCGGCGAGACCCGCGCGACGATGGCACTGACCGAGCCCGGCGGTGGCTCCGACCTCCAGGCGATGCGCACCGTCGCCCACAGGGAGGGCGACGGCTACATGGTGAACGGCGCGAAGACGTGGATCACCAACTCCCGCCGCTCGCAGCTCATCGCCCTGCTGTGCAAGACCGACCCGGACGCCGAGCCCGCGCAGAGCGGCATGTCCGTCCTGCTCGTCGAGCACGGACCGGGCCTGACCGTCTCCCGCGATCTGCCCAAGCTCGGCTACAAGGGCGTCGAGAGCTGCGAGCTGGCCTTCGAGAACCACCGCGCACCCGCTGACGCGCTGCTCGGGGGAGTGGAGGGGCACGGCTTCACCCAGATGATGCGAGGTCTGGAGACCGGCCGCCTCCAAGTCGCCGCCCGCGCCCTCGGCGTGGGACGGGCCGCCCTGGAGGACGCGCTCGCCTACGCGCAGCAACGCGAATCCTTCGGCAAGCCGATCTGGCAGCACCAGTCCATCGGCAACTACCTGGCCGACATGGCGACTTCACTCACCGCCGCACGCCAGCTCACCCTCTACGCCGCCCGTCGGGCGGAGGCCGGACACCGGGTGGACATGGAGGCCGGCATGGCGAAGCTCTTCGCCTCCGAGACGGCCATGCAGATCGCCCTCAACGCTGTCCGCATCCACGGCGGCTACGGCTACTCGACCGAGTTCGACGTCGAGCGCTACTTCCGGGACGCGCCGCTGATGATCGTCGGAGAGGGCACCAACGAGATCCAGCGCAACATCATCGCCGACCGGCTCGTGAAACGGGGAGGACTGGACGTCTGA
- a CDS encoding MFS transporter: MTEVKTAEAPVTQRPWLVLAIMCVGFFMALLDGSIVNIAIPTLIDGLDASYDQVLWIIDGYMLVFSVLLITTGRLGDIYGYRRLFLIGITLFTVASALCGLSESPDWLLAARVLQGLGGALLFPQVISSILTIFPPQLRGRAFGLFGAIVGFAPIVGPVVGGFLLAHLSWRWIFFINVPIGIVTALLAIRYVPVMRPGRSNSLDLTGVALATAGLTGIVFGLIEGERYDWGTITGPISIASVIIAGVVLLVLFVLWQHRRKTDSLMPLALFNARNFSVGNGVGFIFQLGMIAIAFVLVLYLQTARGYSALETAAVMLPNAILTAVGSTYAGRLSDKFGGKYVLMAGLAMLTVGLLVLVASTDAHSDAWSLLPGLIIIGIASGATFAPLQQATMDGVDPQLAGAASGVSNTTRQVGGVLGTAVLGALLSARINADLPEEAQEQAAQLPSELRDQFLAAADSAGNFSPPSVPSGLSVSESDLFRRLGDDAFATSFTHAMHITFLVAAAVLIAATVLCGLFTTPPRAEPAQETAGEEDSRSTPED, encoded by the coding sequence GTGACGGAAGTCAAAACGGCGGAAGCCCCGGTCACGCAGCGGCCATGGTTGGTCCTCGCCATCATGTGCGTCGGCTTCTTCATGGCGCTGCTCGACGGAAGCATCGTCAATATCGCCATCCCGACATTGATCGACGGCCTGGACGCGTCCTACGACCAGGTGCTGTGGATCATCGACGGATACATGCTGGTCTTCTCGGTACTGCTGATCACCACAGGGCGTCTCGGCGACATCTACGGGTATCGGCGGCTCTTCCTGATCGGCATCACCCTCTTCACCGTGGCCTCGGCCCTGTGCGGGCTGTCCGAGTCACCCGACTGGCTGCTCGCCGCGCGTGTGCTGCAAGGGCTGGGCGGGGCGCTGCTGTTCCCGCAGGTGATCTCGTCGATCCTGACGATCTTCCCGCCCCAGCTGCGCGGCCGGGCGTTCGGCCTCTTCGGGGCCATCGTCGGCTTTGCGCCCATCGTCGGCCCGGTCGTGGGCGGTTTCCTCCTCGCCCACCTCAGCTGGCGCTGGATCTTCTTCATCAACGTGCCGATCGGCATCGTCACCGCCCTGCTGGCCATCCGGTACGTCCCGGTCATGCGGCCCGGCCGCAGCAACAGCCTCGACCTGACCGGCGTCGCCCTGGCCACCGCCGGCCTCACCGGCATCGTCTTCGGCCTCATCGAGGGCGAGCGCTACGACTGGGGAACCATCACCGGCCCGATCAGCATCGCGTCCGTCATCATCGCCGGCGTCGTGCTGCTCGTGCTGTTCGTCCTGTGGCAGCACCGCCGCAAGACCGACTCGCTCATGCCGCTCGCCCTCTTCAACGCCCGTAACTTCTCGGTCGGCAACGGCGTCGGCTTCATCTTCCAGCTCGGGATGATCGCCATCGCCTTCGTCCTGGTGCTCTATCTCCAGACGGCCCGCGGCTACAGCGCCCTGGAAACCGCCGCCGTCATGCTGCCCAACGCGATCCTGACCGCGGTCGGTTCCACCTACGCCGGCCGGCTGTCCGACAAGTTCGGCGGCAAGTACGTCCTCATGGCCGGCCTCGCCATGCTCACCGTCGGCCTGCTCGTCCTGGTCGCCTCCACCGACGCGCACAGCGACGCCTGGAGTCTGCTGCCCGGCCTGATCATCATCGGCATCGCCAGCGGCGCCACCTTCGCGCCGCTGCAACAGGCCACCATGGACGGTGTGGACCCCCAGTTGGCCGGTGCCGCCTCGGGCGTCTCCAACACGACCCGCCAGGTCGGCGGAGTCCTCGGCACCGCCGTACTGGGCGCCCTGCTGTCGGCCCGCATCAACGCCGATCTCCCCGAGGAGGCCCAGGAACAGGCCGCCCAGCTGCCCTCGGAACTGCGCGACCAGTTCCTGGCCGCCGCCGACAGCGCCGGCAACTTCAGTCCGCCCAGCGTTCCTTCGGGCCTCAGCGTGAGCGAGTCCGACCTCTTCCGGCGCCTGGGCGACGACGCCTTCGCGACGAGCTTCACCCACGCCATGCACATCACCTTCCTGGTCGCGGCCGCCGTGCTCATCGCGGCGACCGTGCTGTGCGGACTGTTCACGACACCGCCGAGGGCGGAACCCGCCCAGGAGACCGCGGGTGAGGAGGACAGCCGCAGCACACCCGAGGACTGA
- a CDS encoding SnoaL/DnrD family polyketide biosynthesis methyl ester cyclase: MSEAIDVVRRMVQAFATGKTDDASDYIHSEYFNPATLERSDKRGPESFTDSVHWVRNAFSELHLEEIEYREGGGYVTAYLVMSGRHTGDLVGLPPTGRRFAAEQLHLCEVVDGRIRHHREWRDDLGCLRQLGLPALPD, translated from the coding sequence ATGAGCGAGGCAATAGATGTGGTTCGTCGTATGGTCCAGGCATTCGCGACGGGAAAGACCGACGACGCGTCCGACTACATCCACTCGGAATACTTCAACCCGGCGACACTGGAACGCTCCGACAAGCGCGGCCCGGAGAGCTTCACGGACTCCGTTCACTGGGTGCGCAACGCGTTCTCCGAATTACATCTGGAGGAGATCGAGTACCGCGAGGGCGGCGGGTACGTCACGGCGTACCTGGTCATGAGCGGGCGGCACACCGGCGACCTCGTCGGACTGCCGCCCACCGGCCGCCGGTTCGCGGCCGAACAACTGCACCTGTGTGAGGTCGTCGACGGCCGCATCAGGCACCACCGCGAATGGCGCGACGACCTGGGCTGTCTCCGGCAACTCGGGCTCCCGGCACTGCCCGACTGA
- a CDS encoding class I SAM-dependent methyltransferase yields MDSTAYKSGVTNAFKNAADSYDRGGVGFFTPMGRRLVELAAPQPGERVLDVGCGRGAALFPAARAVGPTGRAVGIDIADTMIEAARAEAARAGAGNVELLVMDAERPSFARRSFDLVLGSYSILFLPDAPAALARYPRIMTAAGRLAFTCPVFEADSFPFLPPVFTPMIPASVPAALPADWQPSELRRRYNGWLSDVELLRATLGEAGFTDVAVRDQAVPMTAESPAAWVDWSHTQGMRLLWERLPEPVAAELRDSLVAGLSELSGPDGSLVIETPVRFVTARVGS; encoded by the coding sequence ATGGATTCGACTGCCTACAAGTCCGGGGTGACGAACGCCTTCAAGAACGCCGCCGATTCCTACGACCGGGGCGGGGTCGGGTTCTTCACCCCCATGGGCCGCCGTCTGGTCGAACTCGCGGCGCCGCAGCCGGGTGAGCGGGTGCTCGATGTCGGCTGCGGCCGGGGGGCCGCGCTGTTCCCGGCCGCACGGGCCGTCGGGCCCACGGGGCGGGCCGTCGGCATCGACATCGCCGACACCATGATCGAGGCCGCCCGCGCGGAGGCGGCGCGGGCCGGCGCCGGCAACGTCGAGCTGCTGGTCATGGACGCCGAGCGTCCGAGCTTCGCGCGCCGCTCCTTCGATCTCGTTCTGGGCAGCTACAGCATCCTGTTCCTGCCCGACGCGCCCGCCGCACTGGCCCGTTACCCGCGCATCATGACGGCCGCGGGCAGGCTCGCCTTCACCTGCCCCGTCTTCGAGGCGGACAGCTTCCCGTTCCTGCCGCCGGTGTTCACCCCGATGATCCCGGCGTCGGTGCCCGCGGCCCTGCCCGCCGACTGGCAGCCGAGCGAGCTGCGCCGTCGCTACAACGGCTGGCTGTCGGACGTCGAGTTGCTCCGAGCGACCCTCGGCGAGGCCGGGTTCACCGACGTGGCCGTACGGGATCAGGCCGTTCCCATGACCGCCGAGTCGCCGGCCGCGTGGGTCGACTGGTCGCACACGCAGGGCATGCGGCTCCTGTGGGAGCGGCTTCCGGAGCCGGTCGCCGCGGAGCTGCGTGATTCGCTGGTCGCCGGGCTGTCCGAACTGAGCGGTCCTGACGGCTCGTTGGTGATCGAGACGCCGGTGCGGTTCGTCACCGCTCGCGTCGGCTCCTGA
- a CDS encoding FAD-dependent oxidoreductase: MPNVAVIGAGTGGLCLAQALHAAGIEVTVHERHRTPTDALHGYRVRINPTGARALRRCLPAPVWETFLSRAGRIGQEFGFLTERLRELAVLDGGPDAEPHYSAERGMLREVLLTGLEDVVRFGACFERYERTRDGRFECHFADGTSTTADLVVGADGANSRVRAQYLPHARRVDIGMVSIVGRLALPVAERLLPECLSSRPNSVVAPGGTGMFVARHEPGADEGYLMWAYGAAAHRYPADVEILPGEQLAELVDGLTGSWHPALRAMVRETDPGTVNAVPIRTSVPPAAWPATRVTLLGDAIHSMTPLRGVGANMALNDAALLARELTGSADTRLAVGRYEDAMRRDGFRAVSESLRAARMFVSESTTQRLLFKTVLRTASAVPPLRRALFAKLA, from the coding sequence ATGCCGAACGTCGCGGTGATCGGCGCGGGGACGGGCGGACTCTGCCTGGCCCAGGCACTCCACGCGGCCGGCATCGAGGTGACCGTCCATGAACGGCACCGCACTCCGACCGACGCGCTGCACGGCTACCGGGTCCGCATCAACCCGACCGGAGCCCGCGCCCTGCGCCGCTGCCTGCCGGCCCCGGTGTGGGAGACGTTCCTGTCCCGGGCCGGGCGCATCGGTCAGGAATTCGGCTTCCTCACCGAACGGCTGCGGGAACTCGCCGTCCTCGACGGCGGACCGGACGCCGAACCGCACTACTCCGCCGAGCGCGGCATGCTGCGGGAGGTCCTGCTGACGGGGCTGGAGGACGTGGTCCGGTTCGGGGCCTGCTTCGAGAGGTACGAACGCACCCGGGACGGCCGGTTCGAGTGCCACTTCGCCGACGGCACCAGCACCACGGCCGACCTCGTCGTCGGCGCGGACGGCGCCAACTCCCGTGTCCGCGCTCAGTATCTGCCGCATGCGCGCCGCGTCGACATCGGGATGGTCTCGATCGTAGGCCGCCTCGCCCTGCCCGTCGCCGAACGGCTGCTTCCCGAGTGCCTGAGCTCCCGCCCCAACTCGGTCGTCGCGCCGGGAGGCACGGGGATGTTCGTCGCACGGCACGAGCCCGGCGCGGACGAGGGCTACCTCATGTGGGCGTACGGCGCCGCAGCACACCGCTATCCCGCGGACGTCGAGATCCTGCCCGGTGAACAACTGGCGGAGCTGGTCGACGGGTTGACCGGCTCTTGGCACCCGGCACTGCGCGCGATGGTCCGCGAGACCGACCCGGGCACGGTCAACGCCGTGCCCATCCGCACCTCGGTTCCCCCGGCCGCCTGGCCGGCGACCCGGGTGACCCTCCTCGGCGACGCCATCCACAGCATGACGCCACTGCGCGGCGTGGGCGCGAACATGGCACTCAACGACGCCGCGCTCCTCGCCCGCGAACTCACCGGCAGCGCGGACACGCGCCTGGCCGTGGGCCGATACGAGGACGCGATGCGGCGGGACGGCTTCCGCGCGGTCTCCGAGTCGCTGCGCGCCGCCCGGATGTTCGTGTCCGAGAGCACGACACAACGGCTGCTGTTCAAGACGGTGCTCCGGACCGCATCCGCCGTACCCCCGCTCCGCAGGGCCCTGTTCGCAAAGCTCGCCTGA
- the fabG gene encoding 3-oxoacyl-ACP reductase FabG, with translation MTDNIERTAIVTGASSGIGRAIAATLAAEGIRVHICGRDAETVEKTVTELRADGGQVSGQACDVTKPDQVTAMVADCVARYGPVDILVNNAGRPGGGITADIDNELWYATIDTNLNGVFLMSKSVLNEGRMTERQNGRIINIASVWGKQGTIGGAPYAAAKHGVVGFSRCLALELAKTGITVNAVCPGYVETPMSVNVRACQAGIWQVDEEEALRRLASDIPIGRYSEPEEVAWMVSYLASPKAASVTGQALNVCGGFGVH, from the coding sequence ATGACGGACAACATCGAGCGGACAGCCATCGTCACCGGCGCGAGCAGTGGAATCGGCCGGGCGATCGCCGCCACCCTGGCGGCAGAAGGCATACGCGTACATATCTGCGGCAGGGACGCCGAAACCGTCGAGAAGACGGTGACCGAACTGCGGGCGGACGGAGGCCAGGTCAGTGGCCAGGCGTGCGACGTCACCAAGCCCGACCAGGTGACCGCGATGGTGGCCGACTGCGTCGCGCGTTACGGACCGGTGGACATCCTGGTGAACAACGCCGGCCGGCCCGGCGGAGGAATCACCGCGGACATCGACAACGAATTGTGGTACGCCACCATCGACACCAATCTCAACGGTGTTTTCCTGATGTCCAAATCCGTGCTCAACGAAGGGCGCATGACGGAGCGGCAGAACGGCCGCATCATCAACATCGCCTCGGTGTGGGGAAAGCAGGGAACGATCGGAGGCGCGCCCTACGCGGCCGCCAAACACGGCGTCGTCGGATTCAGCCGCTGCCTCGCGTTGGAACTCGCGAAGACCGGGATCACGGTCAACGCGGTGTGCCCCGGATATGTCGAGACGCCGATGTCGGTCAACGTACGCGCCTGCCAGGCGGGCATCTGGCAGGTGGACGAGGAGGAGGCCCTGCGCCGGCTGGCCTCCGACATCCCCATCGGCCGGTACAGCGAGCCGGAGGAGGTCGCGTGGATGGTCTCCTACCTCGCCTCGCCCAAGGCCGCCTCGGTCACCGGCCAGGCGCTCAACGTGTGCGGCGGCTTCGGTGTCCACTGA
- a CDS encoding SDR family NAD(P)-dependent oxidoreductase, which produces MRGIVITGGGTGIGRAAAHAFADAGDAVLIVGRSADTLAETAKGRDGIHTLPLDLTEPDAAAVVVDTARRQLGRLDVLVNNAGIASFAGLGSLAPASVEAQIRTNLIAPILLTQQALDSLEETGGLVVNISSAGSIGLRTIPDNSVYCATKAGLDVLTRTWSVELAPRGIRVIGVAPGVTDTGVALRAGVSPAQYEAFMERMRAEIPLGRVGAPEDIAWWIVTLASADGGYLNGAVIPVDGALSVT; this is translated from the coding sequence ATGCGAGGAATCGTCATCACCGGCGGCGGCACGGGCATCGGCCGTGCCGCCGCGCACGCGTTCGCCGACGCCGGCGACGCGGTACTGATCGTCGGGCGGTCGGCGGACACGCTGGCCGAGACCGCGAAGGGCCGGGACGGCATCCACACCCTGCCGCTCGACCTGACCGAGCCGGACGCGGCCGCCGTCGTCGTCGACACCGCGCGACGTCAGCTCGGGCGGCTCGACGTGCTCGTCAACAACGCCGGGATCGCGAGCTTCGCCGGCCTCGGCTCGCTGGCACCGGCCTCGGTCGAAGCGCAGATCAGGACCAACCTGATCGCGCCGATCCTGCTCACCCAGCAGGCCCTGGACTCGCTGGAGGAGACCGGCGGCCTCGTCGTCAACATCAGTTCGGCCGGGTCGATCGGGCTGCGCACCATCCCGGACAACTCGGTGTACTGCGCCACGAAGGCGGGCCTTGACGTGCTCACCCGTACCTGGTCCGTGGAGCTGGCCCCGCGCGGCATCCGGGTCATCGGCGTCGCGCCGGGTGTCACCGACACGGGTGTTGCGCTGCGGGCCGGTGTTTCCCCGGCCCAGTACGAGGCCTTCATGGAGCGGATGCGGGCGGAGATCCCGCTCGGCCGGGTCGGCGCTCCGGAGGACATCGCCTGGTGGATCGTCACGCTGGCCTCGGCCGACGGGGGGTACCTCAACGGCGCGGTGATCCCGGTGGACGGCGCGCTGTCGGTCACGTGA
- a CDS encoding ester cyclase, with amino-acid sequence MSSNVDVVRRMVRAYNTGDTSDVDQYIHPDYLNPASLEHMADKNWRGPAVFAMAVKWLRATFSEEVRLEEIRYEERGDWVRAYLALYGRHVGELVGMPATGRRFSGEQIHLIKLVDGRIRDHRDWPDYLGTYRQLDEPWPTAAGWRD; translated from the coding sequence GTGAGCAGCAACGTCGATGTCGTACGGAGGATGGTGCGCGCCTACAACACCGGCGACACCAGTGATGTGGACCAGTACATTCACCCCGACTATCTGAACCCCGCCTCCCTGGAACACATGGCGGACAAGAACTGGCGCGGACCGGCCGTCTTCGCGATGGCGGTGAAGTGGCTCCGGGCGACCTTCTCCGAGGAGGTGCGCCTGGAGGAGATCCGGTACGAGGAGCGCGGCGACTGGGTGCGCGCCTATCTGGCCCTGTACGGCCGCCATGTCGGCGAACTGGTGGGGATGCCCGCGACGGGCCGTCGTTTCTCCGGGGAGCAGATCCATCTGATCAAGCTGGTCGACGGCAGGATCCGGGACCACCGTGACTGGCCGGACTACCTCGGCACGTATCGGCAGCTCGACGAGCCATGGCCGACCGCGGCGGGCTGGCGGGACTGA
- a CDS encoding NAD(P)H-binding protein: MTYLVTGASGHVGGEVTRQLAAAGLEVRAMTRTPGRTPAPDGVQVVAGDLTRPDSLGEALRGIERLYLFPVPETASEVVARAVRAGVRRIVVLSSSSVHDETTHSGAHHRAVERAVEDSGVVWTFVRPDEFANNLLWKWGHSIRTEGVVRAPYPEARRALIHERDVAAVAAAALMTDGHAGARYELTGPELLDQPEQVARIAAVTGTGIRFEEVTPRAAREEMIRFMPEPVVDMVLGYLVESVANPPAPLPTVEKVTGRPATPFDQWVRDHRAQLVG, encoded by the coding sequence ATGACGTATCTGGTGACCGGCGCGTCGGGACACGTCGGCGGAGAGGTGACACGGCAATTGGCGGCGGCGGGGCTCGAAGTGCGGGCGATGACCCGTACACCGGGGCGGACCCCCGCCCCCGACGGCGTACAGGTGGTCGCCGGCGATCTGACCCGGCCGGACAGCCTGGGCGAGGCGTTGCGGGGGATCGAGCGGCTCTATCTGTTCCCGGTGCCGGAGACGGCGTCCGAAGTCGTCGCACGGGCGGTGCGGGCCGGCGTGCGGCGCATCGTGGTGCTGTCGTCCAGCTCCGTGCACGACGAGACCACTCACAGCGGGGCCCACCACCGGGCGGTGGAACGCGCCGTCGAGGACAGCGGCGTTGTGTGGACCTTCGTACGGCCCGACGAGTTCGCCAACAACCTGCTGTGGAAGTGGGGGCACTCGATCCGCACCGAGGGTGTGGTCCGTGCTCCGTATCCGGAAGCCCGGCGCGCGCTGATCCACGAGAGGGACGTGGCGGCGGTGGCGGCCGCGGCCCTGATGACGGACGGTCACGCCGGCGCCCGCTACGAGCTGACCGGTCCCGAGCTGCTGGACCAGCCGGAGCAGGTCGCCCGGATCGCCGCGGTCACCGGCACCGGCATCCGCTTCGAGGAGGTGACACCGCGGGCCGCGCGGGAGGAGATGATCCGGTTCATGCCCGAGCCCGTGGTCGACATGGTCCTCGGCTACCTCGTCGAGTCGGTCGCCAACCCGCCGGCGCCGCTGCCCACGGTCGAGAAGGTCACCGGCCGACCGGCGACCCCGTTCGACCAGTGGGTGCGCGACCATCGGGCCCAACTCGTCGGCTGA